The proteins below are encoded in one region of Paenibacillus albus:
- a CDS encoding Gfo/Idh/MocA family protein — protein sequence MRKLRWGIMGCAQIATKAFIPSVRASDIHEIVAVASREETKAREFAAAYGIQGAYGSYMEMLANPNIDAVYIPLPNHMHQEWTIHSARAGKHVLVEKPMSVSERHAVQMVEACEQFGVHFQENIMYRFHPRYDRVREIIRSGEIGTLRSVHGVFTSDRSNMKSDIRFHQEMGGGGMYDIGCYLLSAARYVLEKEPVATTVQAFFSPEHGGVDMMASGLVEFPDNVAFTFHCGLWADFSNTLEIRGTLGTIRLPSAFSLRGDLSPDIQITVLGEMRTEPFERGNQQLLLLNSFAQAALHGEPAAVSPWDGVRTIQVIEACLSSAREKRRVSIVPIEDES from the coding sequence ATGAGGAAGCTTCGTTGGGGGATTATGGGCTGTGCCCAAATTGCCACAAAGGCGTTTATTCCATCTGTCCGAGCTTCGGACATCCATGAGATAGTCGCCGTTGCAAGCCGTGAGGAAACAAAAGCGCGAGAATTTGCAGCTGCGTACGGCATACAAGGCGCCTACGGCAGCTACATGGAGATGCTTGCCAATCCGAACATCGATGCAGTCTACATCCCCCTGCCGAATCATATGCACCAGGAATGGACGATTCATTCTGCTCGAGCAGGCAAACACGTGTTAGTCGAGAAGCCGATGTCGGTGTCTGAGCGCCATGCGGTACAGATGGTTGAGGCTTGCGAGCAGTTCGGCGTTCACTTTCAGGAAAACATCATGTATCGTTTCCATCCGCGCTATGATCGTGTTAGGGAAATTATACGATCTGGTGAGATTGGTACGTTAAGGTCAGTTCATGGTGTCTTTACGTCGGACCGTTCCAATATGAAGAGCGATATCCGATTTCATCAGGAAATGGGTGGCGGCGGTATGTACGACATCGGCTGCTACTTACTCAGCGCGGCCCGCTATGTGCTGGAGAAGGAACCAGTGGCCACAACGGTACAGGCTTTTTTCTCGCCGGAACATGGTGGCGTTGATATGATGGCCTCTGGTCTCGTCGAATTTCCCGATAATGTGGCATTTACGTTCCACTGTGGATTGTGGGCGGACTTCTCCAATACATTGGAAATCCGGGGCACGCTCGGTACTATCCGGTTACCGTCAGCATTCTCGCTTCGCGGTGATCTGAGCCCTGACATTCAGATTACTGTACTCGGTGAGATGCGGACAGAGCCATTCGAGCGTGGCAACCAGCAGCTATTGCTGCTTAACAGTTTCGCGCAGGCGGCGCTTCATGGAGAGCCTGCGGCAGTCAGCCCTTGGGACGGCGTACGAACGATACAAGTTATCGAGGCATGCCTTTCTTCTGCGCGTGAAAAGAGACGGGTATCGATCGTGCCAATTGAGGATGAATCCTGA
- a CDS encoding sugar phosphate isomerase/epimerase family protein → MAHVKLTCFADEISHDLEEQLDVLQQEGLSYIELRGVWGKNVLDLTGEELQQIRVITEARGFGISSIASPIGKYALQDEFAPQIESLHKAIAAAHALGTPYIRLFSYYLPENSSLDDCRDEVLNRMKQLTTIAEQNRVILILENDDHLYGATDDRCLDILQHCASDSLRLAFDPGNFVINNVKPMSEAYPKLEAYTAYIHVKDATYEPRQFVPAGAGEGQIEELLRALRERGYDGFLSVEPHLSSYLPHASNPKRVVTAVRALKQLLEQAEMAWE, encoded by the coding sequence ATGGCACACGTTAAATTGACCTGCTTCGCCGATGAAATCTCGCATGATCTAGAAGAACAGTTGGATGTTCTGCAGCAAGAGGGGCTTTCCTATATAGAGCTTCGCGGTGTATGGGGCAAAAATGTCCTTGATTTGACCGGCGAGGAGCTGCAGCAAATTCGTGTAATCACCGAGGCACGCGGCTTCGGCATCTCATCCATTGCGTCGCCTATCGGTAAATACGCGCTCCAGGACGAGTTTGCGCCGCAAATCGAAAGCCTGCACAAAGCGATTGCAGCTGCGCATGCGCTTGGCACGCCGTATATTCGACTCTTCTCTTATTACCTGCCGGAGAACAGCAGCTTGGATGATTGCCGGGATGAAGTACTCAACCGGATGAAGCAATTGACCACAATTGCCGAACAGAATCGAGTCATTCTCATTCTGGAGAATGACGATCACTTGTATGGCGCCACAGATGACCGCTGTCTCGATATCCTACAGCACTGCGCTTCGGATTCGCTACGGCTCGCATTTGATCCCGGTAATTTCGTCATCAACAACGTCAAGCCGATGAGCGAGGCGTATCCCAAATTGGAAGCGTACACGGCGTATATCCATGTTAAGGACGCGACATACGAGCCAAGGCAGTTCGTTCCTGCGGGAGCGGGCGAGGGACAAATCGAAGAGCTGCTGCGTGCGCTCCGGGAACGCGGGTACGACGGATTTCTGTCCGTTGAGCCGCATCTGTCCAGCTACCTGCCGCATGCCAGCAATCCGAAACGTGTCGTGACGGCTGTTCGTGCACTGAAGCAGCTACTGGAGCAGGCGGAGATGGCATGGGAATAG
- a CDS encoding Gfo/Idh/MocA family protein, with product MSNRIITFGLVGIGGIGQHHVNYLCKMEHVKLVAVCDTDKEKADSTAKACGASAYYDAIEMLDHAKIDVVIVAVPHYDHPFIAMEAFKRGIHVMCEKPIAVHVNAAKEMIQAYESAKVHHPDLQFAIMFQERTLPYYAKLKEIMESGSLGKLTRATWIHTKWFRSQAYYDSGGWRATWAGEGGGILTNQCPHTLDMYQWLFGLPELISGHAHIGKYHDIEVEDEVTAYLEHSGGMVGHLIVTTAELPGTNRMEIVGDLGKLILENGKLLHYRYPQSMLAFTRETDQRFAEWDITPEEIFVDADAPNGHHIVTERLIQRLLGQQVDLIAEGPEGLGALTLANGIMLSSFQKRPITVPIDGDAFQAELEERIRTSSYVKKAVQAPASSEDMSASFGTTK from the coding sequence ATGAGCAATCGTATCATTACATTCGGACTTGTCGGAATCGGCGGCATCGGTCAGCATCATGTGAATTATCTATGCAAGATGGAGCATGTAAAACTCGTCGCCGTCTGCGATACGGACAAGGAGAAGGCGGATTCCACAGCGAAAGCCTGCGGTGCGTCGGCCTATTATGATGCCATCGAAATGCTGGACCACGCGAAAATCGACGTTGTAATCGTCGCCGTTCCGCATTACGATCATCCATTCATCGCGATGGAAGCGTTCAAGCGGGGCATTCATGTCATGTGCGAGAAACCGATTGCGGTTCATGTCAATGCCGCGAAGGAAATGATTCAAGCTTACGAATCGGCCAAAGTTCATCATCCAGATCTGCAATTTGCCATTATGTTTCAAGAGCGGACACTCCCTTACTATGCCAAGCTCAAAGAAATTATGGAAAGCGGTTCGCTCGGCAAGCTGACACGTGCGACATGGATACACACGAAGTGGTTTCGATCTCAAGCGTATTACGACAGCGGGGGCTGGCGCGCTACTTGGGCAGGAGAAGGCGGCGGTATCTTGACGAACCAATGTCCGCATACGCTTGATATGTACCAATGGCTGTTCGGCCTGCCGGAATTGATCTCAGGTCATGCGCATATCGGCAAATATCATGATATTGAGGTCGAGGATGAAGTCACAGCGTATTTGGAGCATTCCGGGGGCATGGTCGGCCATCTCATCGTTACGACAGCGGAGCTGCCGGGCACGAATAGAATGGAAATCGTCGGCGATTTGGGCAAATTGATTTTGGAGAACGGCAAATTGCTGCATTACCGATATCCGCAATCGATGCTCGCGTTTACAAGAGAAACGGATCAGCGTTTTGCCGAATGGGACATTACGCCGGAAGAAATTTTCGTCGATGCCGATGCACCGAATGGCCATCATATCGTGACAGAACGCTTGATTCAGCGTTTGCTCGGTCAACAGGTCGATCTGATCGCAGAAGGACCAGAAGGGCTTGGAGCACTGACATTGGCGAACGGCATCATGTTGTCTTCGTTTCAGAAGCGTCCAATCACGGTGCCCATCGATGGGGATGCATTCCAAGCAGAGCTAGAAGAACGTATTCGCACCTCGAGCTATGTGAAGAAAGCTGTCCAAGCGCCGGCTTCGAGCGAAGACATGTCCGCATCCTTTGGAACGACTAAATAA
- a CDS encoding XdhC family protein encodes MELYQRLISSIENRTEVALITVTKINNHASCLDYPTEEAVVGTKLLLFSEGEVFCEQHISKEDWQPILEEARTALSRQKSKAFVSKLKNYEIEYFVDVYPAPLHLIVAGAGHVAKPLVEMGKKLGFYITVICDRPQFANKEQFPLADEVECKPYHEYFQRLDAASKPYITLLTRGHQFDVTILREILHLPIPYIGMIGSRRRISGVLSQLHEDFPSTDFHHLYAPVGLDIGAQTPEEIAISVLAEILRVKHHASGKSLREEIGHSIVYKLGEDKWTI; translated from the coding sequence ATGGAGCTTTATCAGAGACTGATTTCCTCCATTGAAAATCGCACAGAGGTTGCTTTAATCACAGTCACTAAGATTAATAATCATGCTTCCTGCCTTGATTATCCGACAGAGGAAGCTGTTGTTGGAACCAAGCTGCTGTTATTTTCTGAAGGAGAGGTGTTTTGTGAACAACATATCTCAAAAGAAGATTGGCAGCCTATATTGGAGGAGGCAAGAACGGCACTCTCCCGTCAAAAATCAAAAGCTTTCGTCTCGAAATTAAAGAACTACGAAATCGAATATTTCGTGGATGTGTATCCCGCGCCGTTGCATTTAATCGTTGCTGGAGCGGGGCACGTGGCAAAGCCATTGGTCGAAATGGGGAAAAAGCTTGGCTTCTATATCACAGTCATATGCGATAGACCGCAGTTCGCGAATAAGGAACAATTCCCTTTGGCTGACGAAGTTGAATGCAAACCCTATCATGAGTATTTTCAGAGATTGGATGCAGCAAGTAAGCCTTATATTACACTGCTCACGCGGGGCCATCAATTTGATGTGACGATCCTACGCGAAATCCTGCATTTACCTATACCCTATATCGGTATGATTGGAAGCCGCAGACGCATTTCAGGTGTGCTTTCTCAACTTCATGAGGATTTTCCGAGTACAGATTTCCATCATTTATACGCACCGGTTGGCTTAGATATTGGCGCTCAAACACCTGAAGAGATTGCAATCAGCGTATTGGCTGAAATTTTACGAGTGAAGCATCATGCATCCGGAAAATCACTAAGAGAAGAAATCGGTCATTCGATCGTTTACAAATTGGGGGAAGACAAATGGACGATCTAG
- a CDS encoding outer membrane protein assembly factor BamB family protein: MQRSHVLLTCLLLIIGLAISGCSPGSKDIAMFRGNPQHTGVYTSKGPTQLHGVKWKFKTEGRVRSSPVYYDQAVYFGSEDKNLYAVNAETGKQIWKFPTKGAILSTPTIKNGEVYFLSGDNTFYALEAATGRMRWSFKIEGTNAARDDYDYWQSSAAIDERNVYFGGGNGIVYALDAATGKEVWRQQLHFQNPDTYKDFPVILHSSPIVANGVIYIGISGYIYDLQAEPGNVLALDAKTGKQIWTSELMQAVDSSPAIDKNAVYFGMRNGGIAAIDIETGRTLWRDHSVQYDLSSPAIYNGTIFSGSSDQHQLFALDASTGEAKWTFSTYAAVHASPVTDGKLVYCASANSYVEETGYVYAVDAETGVEKWNLQIGGNMISSPSLNDGVLYVGNDDFNLYAIY; the protein is encoded by the coding sequence ATGCAAAGAAGCCATGTACTCCTTACCTGTTTACTGCTCATAATCGGCTTAGCAATAAGCGGGTGTTCACCGGGTTCCAAGGATATTGCAATGTTCCGGGGCAACCCGCAGCACACAGGTGTTTATACATCTAAAGGCCCCACACAGCTTCATGGTGTGAAATGGAAGTTTAAGACCGAGGGCCGAGTCCGCTCATCCCCTGTTTATTATGATCAAGCCGTCTACTTTGGCAGTGAAGATAAAAACTTATATGCGGTTAACGCGGAAACGGGGAAGCAAATCTGGAAGTTCCCCACCAAGGGGGCGATTCTTTCCACCCCAACGATTAAGAATGGGGAAGTGTATTTTCTAAGCGGGGACAACACGTTCTATGCTCTGGAAGCTGCAACTGGGAGAATGCGCTGGAGCTTCAAGATTGAGGGAACAAATGCGGCCAGAGACGATTATGATTACTGGCAATCCTCTGCTGCGATCGATGAGCGGAATGTTTACTTTGGAGGCGGGAACGGTATTGTGTACGCATTGGACGCGGCGACCGGGAAGGAAGTATGGCGGCAGCAACTCCATTTCCAAAATCCCGATACGTACAAAGACTTCCCTGTCATTCTGCACTCCTCCCCTATCGTTGCAAACGGTGTCATTTATATAGGCATATCTGGCTATATTTATGATCTTCAAGCCGAGCCGGGGAATGTCTTGGCGCTCGACGCCAAAACAGGCAAGCAAATTTGGACATCAGAGTTAATGCAAGCTGTCGATTCTTCCCCAGCGATTGATAAGAATGCCGTTTATTTTGGAATGAGAAACGGTGGAATTGCGGCGATAGATATTGAAACAGGAAGAACGTTATGGAGGGATCATAGTGTCCAGTATGATCTGTCTTCGCCTGCAATCTACAATGGCACGATCTTCTCGGGCAGCTCCGATCAACATCAACTGTTTGCTTTGGACGCCTCTACCGGAGAGGCGAAGTGGACCTTTTCCACCTATGCAGCGGTACACGCCTCACCTGTAACCGACGGCAAGCTCGTTTATTGCGCATCAGCCAATAGTTATGTGGAAGAAACGGGATACGTCTATGCCGTGGATGCCGAGACAGGAGTAGAAAAGTGGAATCTACAAATAGGTGGCAACATGATTTCCTCGCCTAGCTTGAATGATGGTGTCTTATATGTGGGCAACGATGATTTCAATCTGTATGCAATCTATTAA
- a CDS encoding XdhC family protein, with the protein MDDLELLKRIVSIKSIGAQAALATVIRTKGSTPRKAGAKMIIYADGTLSGTIGGGCGEAEVIEIAMDVIATKKSAQHIVDLTAGLFYEDGGICGGIQYVFIEPI; encoded by the coding sequence ATGGACGATCTAGAGCTGTTAAAGAGGATTGTGAGCATCAAATCTATTGGCGCTCAAGCTGCTCTGGCTACCGTAATACGAACGAAAGGATCTACGCCCAGAAAGGCCGGTGCCAAAATGATCATTTATGCCGACGGCACACTATCCGGAACGATCGGCGGGGGCTGCGGAGAAGCAGAAGTCATTGAGATAGCCATGGATGTTATTGCCACAAAGAAGAGCGCCCAGCACATAGTCGATCTGACTGCCGGACTGTTTTATGAAGATGGAGGAATCTGCGGCGGTATTCAGTATGTATTTATTGAACCTATTTAA
- a CDS encoding AraC family transcriptional regulator: MINEYIAQFDEHVHFQHAVRTPPFSIHFHLHQGCEIFFLIRGDVNYFVDKAVYPLQLGDLIITNEHEIHKPALMSDSLYERVTIEFNPALIALFQTEQLQLLHCFYNRPIGEHNKIALNEQEKSRLTELFAKYNDYIKHPCPESPVLKLGCLLEILVSIQRSYYRNQENQDKDRGMDLPPKLAPILTYLDQHLAEDLSLERLEGLFYISKYHLSRLFKKHTGSTIHEYIIYKRIALAKTLLREGRSVIEASMDAGFNDYSGFLRMFKKKVGILPKHYAKQSQVSLLK; this comes from the coding sequence TTGATTAATGAGTATATCGCCCAGTTCGACGAGCATGTTCATTTTCAACACGCGGTCCGGACACCGCCGTTCAGTATCCATTTTCATCTGCACCAAGGCTGCGAGATCTTCTTTCTGATCCGAGGCGATGTAAACTATTTCGTCGATAAAGCCGTTTATCCGCTTCAGCTCGGCGATCTGATCATTACGAACGAGCACGAAATCCATAAGCCCGCTCTCATGTCAGATTCTCTTTATGAGCGTGTAACCATTGAATTCAACCCGGCGCTTATCGCCTTATTTCAGACGGAGCAACTGCAGCTGCTACACTGCTTCTATAACCGCCCGATCGGCGAGCATAACAAAATTGCGCTGAACGAACAGGAGAAATCACGGCTCACTGAGCTGTTTGCCAAATATAACGATTATATAAAGCATCCTTGTCCAGAATCTCCAGTCCTAAAGCTAGGCTGCCTGCTCGAAATTCTCGTTTCGATTCAGCGCAGCTACTATCGGAATCAGGAGAATCAGGACAAGGACAGAGGCATGGATTTGCCGCCGAAGCTAGCTCCTATTCTGACCTATCTCGATCAGCATCTGGCAGAGGATTTGTCGCTGGAACGACTCGAAGGCCTGTTTTACATTAGCAAATACCATCTAAGCAGACTGTTCAAAAAGCATACCGGAAGCACGATTCACGAGTATATTATCTACAAGCGCATCGCATTGGCCAAAACCCTGCTAAGAGAAGGGCGCAGCGTTATCGAGGCCAGCATGGATGCGGGCTTTAACGATTATTCCGGCTTCCTTCGTATGTTCAAAAAGAAGGTCGGAATCCTGCCCAAACATTACGCGAAGCAAAGCCAAGTTTCTCTGCTCAAGTGA
- a CDS encoding SDR family NAD(P)-dependent oxidoreductase produces MDLKLQGKVALITGGSKGIGLGTAIYLAAEGAKVAILARNETDLREALTIITAQTESEAIWISADVSSEADCKRAVEETAKHFGRLDILVNNAGTSAAAPFEQVTAGQWQYDLDLKLFGAIHCSRYAIPFMREAGGGAIVNITTSSAKTPPASSLPTTVSRAAGQALTNAMSKDLGADNIRVNTVCIGAIRSDQADKQWKKTAPELTWEQFSRDPRHRIPLGRIGETEEAARVIAFLVSDAASYVTGTSVNVDGGSGAAL; encoded by the coding sequence ATGGATTTGAAGTTGCAAGGTAAGGTAGCATTAATCACGGGGGGAAGTAAGGGGATCGGTTTAGGCACGGCGATTTATTTGGCTGCGGAAGGGGCGAAAGTGGCGATTCTCGCGCGGAATGAGACAGATCTGCGTGAAGCGCTGACGATTATTACCGCACAAACCGAGAGTGAAGCCATATGGATTTCGGCTGATGTTTCCTCAGAGGCAGATTGCAAACGGGCCGTGGAAGAAACCGCTAAACATTTTGGACGGCTGGATATTCTAGTGAACAACGCCGGGACCTCAGCTGCAGCCCCATTTGAGCAAGTGACTGCAGGGCAGTGGCAGTACGATCTGGATCTGAAGCTGTTCGGGGCCATCCACTGCTCCCGTTACGCCATCCCTTTTATGCGCGAGGCAGGGGGCGGAGCGATCGTTAATATTACCACCTCCTCTGCCAAGACGCCTCCGGCCTCGTCGCTACCAACGACGGTAAGCCGTGCTGCCGGTCAGGCGTTGACGAATGCAATGAGTAAGGATTTGGGGGCTGATAATATTCGCGTCAACACGGTTTGTATTGGAGCTATCCGCAGTGATCAGGCTGACAAGCAATGGAAGAAGACTGCGCCTGAGTTAACTTGGGAGCAGTTCTCGCGAGATCCGCGTCATCGCATCCCGCTTGGCCGTATAGGCGAGACGGAGGAGGCAGCTAGAGTGATTGCCTTCTTAGTCTCGGATGCCGCTTCATATGTTACCGGCACCTCGGTTAATGTCGATGGCGGCTCAGGAGCCGCACTGTAA
- a CDS encoding helix-turn-helix domain-containing protein produces MRKMKFGDCLNDMLQLRGWSAAKLAKALNIDSSYVRRWVRGERTPALNSNYLQQIAGALNEGLDKAYKKSTKDAFVKGVEELGSGVEGTEALSFHDRLVHILQQSQIYSLGMDHEARKSTKPVERQSYVMDLLDNVHRQSIGPNLTKNQESTSIQIGQIPASIQGRDNVLAAAISMIQEAMNDKEPKADREIFLTFQSEREYFDGYPEIYGHWQHTIVEALRGGWNIKQICKLNRSLERSLKLVNQIMEWTNYRGKYELFYVNKYGIYHPPFEIFLIKGKCALLCFATENNNAIDAALYISDAQSVLVIEKFAEQMFNNVEPLVRSLDLEQYFELNSATDRKAGHHLLCYHDLNFLTVPYELMRKYIRISIPNEDENSIHMKRITASYQSFERDIQKFRTCHIYPMKVFEHLVLTGQHLNNVYFRPTPGDVIDHIQHIIMLLRTYEGFEIALVSDNQMNLLNQAQWEIKGDHNIMIGVMPKNENDTSVELLTIAEGTIVGAFQEYYWNLWDRINPITRDKASVISWLEQLLRREKTGYNGTYDMAT; encoded by the coding sequence ATGAGAAAGATGAAATTCGGAGATTGCCTGAACGATATGCTGCAATTGCGAGGATGGTCGGCGGCTAAGCTAGCCAAAGCTTTGAATATCGATTCCTCCTATGTTCGCAGGTGGGTGAGAGGGGAAAGAACGCCTGCCCTGAACTCAAACTATTTGCAACAAATTGCCGGTGCTCTTAATGAAGGGCTCGATAAAGCGTACAAAAAGTCGACGAAGGACGCTTTTGTTAAAGGTGTGGAGGAGCTTGGGAGTGGTGTAGAGGGAACCGAAGCGTTATCCTTTCACGATCGGTTGGTTCATATCTTGCAGCAGTCTCAAATTTATTCTCTAGGGATGGATCATGAGGCGAGGAAGAGCACTAAACCTGTGGAACGCCAGAGCTATGTGATGGATCTACTCGATAACGTACATCGGCAATCAATCGGTCCTAATCTGACGAAAAATCAAGAATCCACTTCCATTCAGATCGGACAAATTCCTGCGTCCATTCAAGGAAGGGACAACGTGCTGGCAGCGGCGATTTCCATGATCCAGGAAGCGATGAACGACAAGGAGCCTAAGGCTGATCGCGAGATCTTCCTTACCTTTCAGAGCGAGAGGGAATATTTTGACGGTTATCCCGAAATCTATGGACATTGGCAGCATACAATCGTCGAGGCATTGCGCGGGGGATGGAATATAAAGCAAATATGCAAATTAAACAGAAGTCTCGAACGATCGCTCAAGCTAGTTAATCAAATTATGGAATGGACTAATTATCGTGGGAAATACGAGCTATTCTACGTCAATAAATATGGTATTTATCATCCGCCGTTTGAAATCTTTCTAATCAAGGGGAAGTGCGCACTCTTGTGCTTCGCAACAGAAAATAACAATGCAATTGACGCCGCGCTCTATATCAGTGACGCCCAATCGGTGCTAGTAATTGAGAAGTTCGCCGAGCAAATGTTTAATAACGTGGAGCCTTTAGTGAGAAGTCTGGACTTGGAGCAATACTTTGAGCTGAATTCAGCTACAGACAGAAAAGCGGGCCATCATTTGCTCTGCTATCATGATTTGAATTTTTTGACCGTTCCCTATGAACTGATGAGGAAATACATCCGAATCTCGATTCCAAATGAAGATGAGAACAGCATCCATATGAAGAGAATTACGGCCAGCTATCAGTCCTTTGAGCGCGACATTCAAAAATTCAGAACTTGTCATATCTATCCAATGAAAGTGTTTGAACATCTTGTATTAACTGGACAGCATCTCAATAACGTCTATTTTCGTCCTACGCCAGGGGATGTGATTGATCATATCCAGCATATTATTATGCTTTTGAGAACGTATGAAGGGTTTGAAATCGCTTTGGTGAGCGATAATCAAATGAATTTGCTCAACCAAGCCCAGTGGGAAATCAAGGGCGACCATAACATTATGATTGGTGTTATGCCGAAAAATGAAAATGACACGAGTGTAGAGCTGCTCACTATAGCGGAGGGCACAATCGTAGGCGCTTTTCAAGAATATTATTGGAACCTGTGGGATCGAATTAATCCGATTACTCGCGATAAAGCAAGTGTGATCAGTTGGCTCGAGCAGTTGTTAAGAAGAGAAAAGACAGGTTATAACGGCACTTATGACATGGCTACCTGA
- a CDS encoding nucleotidyltransferase family protein, whose amino-acid sequence MEAIILAAGYSSRASDYKMTLKLGTKTVLEHTLSKFEGICERVIVVSGFQRDRIHEATLAMQKDNTYDMDIVCVYNPSFDQGMFSSVQRGCIEVESSQFFITPGDCPLVEKETIRRLASEEGIVVIPSYSMKGGHPIKLASELKTRIVEAKADHTLRGILQPYEKKFLNIEDPGILMDLDTPEDFRKATEYYNNYSRTDNQR is encoded by the coding sequence ATGGAAGCGATCATTCTCGCAGCCGGCTATTCAAGTCGTGCGTCTGATTATAAGATGACTTTAAAACTTGGGACAAAGACCGTACTGGAGCATACGCTATCCAAATTTGAAGGAATATGCGAGAGAGTGATCGTTGTAAGCGGGTTTCAACGAGATCGCATTCATGAAGCAACTTTAGCAATGCAGAAAGATAACACATATGACATGGATATCGTATGCGTGTATAATCCGAGTTTTGACCAAGGTATGTTTAGCTCTGTACAGAGAGGCTGCATAGAAGTGGAATCGTCACAATTTTTTATTACACCCGGAGATTGTCCGCTCGTTGAGAAGGAAACGATTCGGAGGTTGGCATCAGAAGAGGGGATAGTGGTAATTCCGAGTTATAGTATGAAAGGCGGGCATCCAATAAAACTGGCGAGTGAGCTTAAGACACGCATTGTTGAAGCCAAGGCGGATCATACGCTGCGAGGGATTCTTCAACCCTATGAAAAGAAATTTCTGAATATCGAGGATCCGGGAATCCTTATGGATCTGGATACGCCGGAAGATTTTAGAAAAGCAACCGAATACTACAACAATTACAGCAGGACAGATAACCAACGATAA
- a CDS encoding SRPBCC domain-containing protein: MDNNRSQSFEISRVFAAPREIIFKTWTENEHFAKWWGPNGSTLEIVKMDARTGGEFLGYQTSPDGNLVMWRKFVYQEVVEPEKVAYIQSFSDEQGNTVRAPFSTSWPLEILNIITLEDNEGETLLKLKGYPVHASAEEHASYNSMAPMLQRDLEGAFDKLADYLAL; this comes from the coding sequence ATGGATAACAATCGAAGTCAATCGTTCGAAATTTCGCGTGTATTCGCTGCCCCACGTGAAATCATATTTAAAACATGGACAGAGAACGAACATTTCGCGAAATGGTGGGGACCAAATGGGTCTACCCTCGAAATCGTTAAGATGGATGCTCGAACAGGCGGTGAGTTTTTAGGATACCAGACATCTCCTGACGGGAACCTGGTTATGTGGAGAAAATTCGTATACCAAGAAGTTGTGGAACCTGAGAAAGTGGCATATATTCAATCCTTTTCCGATGAGCAAGGCAATACAGTCCGAGCGCCTTTTAGCACGAGCTGGCCTCTTGAAATTCTGAATATCATCACGCTGGAAGATAACGAAGGTGAGACGCTTTTAAAGCTGAAAGGTTACCCTGTCCATGCTTCCGCTGAGGAACATGCATCCTACAACAGCATGGCTCCTATGCTTCAACGAGATCTTGAGGGGGCTTTTGATAAACTCGCCGACTATCTGGCCCTCTAG